One part of the Gossypium raimondii isolate GPD5lz chromosome 1, ASM2569854v1, whole genome shotgun sequence genome encodes these proteins:
- the LOC105786698 gene encoding receptor kinase-like protein Xa21, with protein MGNTRFVPDLIVALLLLNLVVSFCTKTTTNISTDQSALLALKAHVINDPQNFLTTNWSTAFSVCKWIGVTCGSRHQRVIALDLSNMNLSGTVSPHIGNLSFLTWLNMKKNNFHGPLPAQLANLHRVKYIQLSFNGFYGEIPSWFGSFPKLQYLSLRHNNFTGEIPADMFEGLPRLQVLYLAKDGLSGKIPMSLFKCKELQDISLANNKLEGILPKEIKNLTMLRTLQLHNNLIEGIIPRQIGDLLNLEILNLSTNLFRGHLPPTIGNLTHLRTIRLSNNSLAGHLPVTLGNLRDLQVLDLAYNDFSGTLSSSDINFLSSLANCNDLRFLGFGGNPLVTGYLPASIGNLSVSLQYFYVSGCNIGGSIPGEIGNLTNLVILDLSRNNLVGSIPTTFTRLKHIQRLHMSSNFLRGPLQIDIGNWNVAEHLDFSRNQLSGPIPHGKQFGTFENDSYIGNLGLCGFPLSKECNNDERPEAVQDEEGNGNGIAFIWKVAVMGYGCGMILGISMAYIVFTTRKARWLVRMIERITK; from the exons ATGGGGAACACTCGCTTCGTTCCAGATCTTATAGTAGCACTGCTGTTGCTTAACCTTGTGGTTTCGTTCTGTACCAAAACAACAACCAATATCAGCACAGATCAGTCTGCTCTTCTCGCACTGAAAGCTCATGTCATTAATGATCCTCAAAATTTCTTGACAACCAATTGGTCTACTGCTTTCTCTGTTTGCAAATGGATCGGTGTCACTTGTGGATCTCGGCACCAAAGAGTCATAGCTCTCGATCTTTCTAATATGAATCTCTCTGGTACTGTATCACCTCATATTGGGAATCTATCTTTCCTTACTTGGCTCAACATGAAAAAGAACAATTTTCATGGTCCATTACCCGCCCAGTTGGCTAATTTACATCGGGTGAAATATATACAGTTGTCTTTTAATGGTTTTTATGGAGAAATCCCATCATGGTTTGGTTCTTTCCCTAAACTTCAATACTTGTCTTTGAGGCATAACAATTTCACAGGTGAGATCCCAGCAGATATGTTTGAAGGCCTACCTAGATTGCAAGTGCTTTATTTGGCTAAGGACGGGCTCTCTGGCAAAATTCCAATGAGTTTATTCAAGTGCAAAGAATTACAAGATATATCGTTGGCGAATAATAAGTTGGAGGGGATTCtaccaaaagaaataaaaaatttgacaaTGCTTAGGACTCTTCAACTCCACAACAACCTGATCGAAG GTATAATCCCACGCCAAATTGGAGATCTTCTAAacttagaaatattaaaccttTCTACCAATCTGTTTAGAGGACATCTTCCTCCAACCATCGGTAATCTAACACATTTGAGAACCATCAGATTATCCAACAATTCTTTAGCAG GACATCTTCCAGTTACCTTGGGTAACCTAAGAGATCTACAAGTGCTGGACCTAGCGTATAATGATTTCAGTGGCACACTCTCATCCTCGGATATCAACTTTCTATCATCATTAGCAAATTGCAATGACTTGAGATTCTTGGGATTCGGAGGAAATCCGTTGGTCACTGGTTACCTTCCAGCTTCTATAGGAAATCTCTCGGtttctcttcaatatttctATGTTTCGGGTTGCAACATTGGTGGCAGCATTCCAGGGGAAATTGGCAATCTTACCAACTTGGTAATTTTAGATCTTAGTAGGAATAATCTAGTTGGATCCATCCCCACTACCTTTACAAGACTTAAACATATCCAGCGGCTACACATGTCTTCCAACTTTCTAAGAGGGCCTCTCCAAATTGATATTGGTAACTGGAATGTTGCTGAACATCTGGACTTTTCACGAAATCAGCTTTCAG GGCCAATCCCCCATGGCAAGCAATTTGGTACATTTGAGAACGACTCTTATATAGGGAACTTGGGTTTGTGTGGATTCCCATTGTCAAAGGAATGTAACAATGATGAAAGACCGGAAGCAGTGCAAGATGAAGAAGGTAATGGAAATGGAATAGCGTTTATTTGGAAAGTTGCGGTGATGGGGTATGGATGTGGAATGATACTAGGAATTAGCATGGCATATATTGTATTCACAACAAGAAAAGCTCGGTGGCTAGTAAGAATGATCGAgagaattacaaaataa